From one Misgurnus anguillicaudatus chromosome 2, ASM2758022v2, whole genome shotgun sequence genomic stretch:
- the LOC129434824 gene encoding uncharacterized protein: protein MSSFLRMLDKRTEHFGRSGKISPDSFQKSFFEWKAVQYEVENICKEEPFICPACTPSMLAVSVDGNRKHYRFKNAARSEEQAIFEGVFTARDEDVTRFVDYIHQTTKHVSGRGVCGGEWSAARETSQRSASKVDEEGLELAVCRHGVLLHALNMYRGEIFAYPLYLQEKLSSRQITFFCMDVTCKYWPYLQKLSRSCPELQHLLDMKPFLSVFHAKAHDFKCEVKWSGAYQDGAGLTLGEEVEQCNAFLSRIAVTTKHMSKAGRTDMLTLMAMHWNRQKFKNLATSLT from the exons ATGTCAAGCTTTTTAAGAATGTTGGATAAGCGAACTGAACACTTTGGTCGT AGTGGTAAGATCTCGCCTGATAGCTTTCAGAAAAGTTTTTTTGAATGGAAGGCTGTGCAATATGAGGTGGAAAACATCTGCAAGGAAGAGCCCTTCATCTGTCCTGCGTGCACACCATCTATGCTTGCGGTTTCAGTAGATGGAAATCGCAAGCATTACCGTTTCAAGAATGCAGCTAG ATCGGAGGAACAGGCCATTTTTGAAGGTGTTTTTACAGCTCGGGATGAAGATGTGACAAGATTTGTGGATTACATTCACCAAACAACCAAACAT GTCAGTGGAAGAGGTGTTTGCGGAGGGGAGTGGTCAGCAGCCAGAGAAACCTCCCAAAGATCTGCCAGCAAGGTAGACGAGGAAGGATTAGAGCTTGCGGTGTGTCGGCATGGAGTGCTTCTCCATGCTTTAAATATGTACAGGGGGGAAATTTTTGCATACCCCCTGTATTTGCAGGAAAAGCTGTCCAGTAGGCAAATCACTTTTTTTTGTATGGATGTGACCTGTAAATATTGGCCCTACCTTCAAAAATTGTCAAGAAGCTGCCCAGAGCTCCAGCACCTTCTTGACATGAAGCCCTTCCTCTCAGTTTTTCATGCGAAAGCACATGATTTTAAGTGTGAG gTGAAGTGGAGTGGGGCTTATCAGGATGGGGCTGGTTTAACTCTTGGGGAGGAGGTGGAACAGTGTAATGCTTTCCTCTCTAGAATTGCAGTGACTACAAAGCATATGTCAAAAGCAG GTCGTACTGACATGCTCACTCTGATGGCTATGCACTGGAATCGGCAAAAGTTTAAGAATTTGGCCACCTCACTGACTTGA
- the LOC129434427 gene encoding uncharacterized protein gives MSDKITRTAARSTQEAPWPQKPFKAKKSVKAQLAVTSSQLEDWVNDVQDWSNAATTTSDVDALASRIEVLVATIKRRSQRLYKETDGSKGCARFRRKIREEKGTLASFVEKYNQMVPSTETLCLETILSGETAWPWQLPHTDSVSLQTKRKAFDVIMSLKRLEEEKKILVAEMSHHWKFLSARANALKELSCLISSDTMEGLPCGLSGECIKGLQSIILRKHHKVKEMKVLARDCYLQVLSGSENINFLENSSSDEYESDNEMYESDDEL, from the exons atgagtgacaaaataacgcgaacagCAGCTCGCAGCACCCAAgaagccccctg GCCACAAAAGCCCTTCAAAGCCAAAAAGTCGGTGAAAGCTCAATTGGCAGTAACATCGAGCCAATTAGAAGACTGGGTCAATGATGTACAGGATTGGTCAAATG CAGCAACCACAACAAGTGATGTTGATGCCTTGGCCAGCAGAATTGAGGTGTTGGTGGCAACTATCAAAAGGCGTTCCCAGCGTCTCTATAAAGAAACTGATGGCAGCAAGGGTTGTGCCAGGTTCCGGCGCAAGATAAGGGAGGAGAAGGGGACTCTGGCTTCTTTTGTGGAGAAATACAACCAAATGGTTCCAAGCACTGAAACTCTATGCTTGGAAACCATTCTCTCTGGTGAGACAGCTTGGCCATGGCAGCTACCACACACGG ACTCTGTCAGTCTGCAGACAAAGAGAAAGGCATTTGACGTCATCATGTCACTAAAGAGACTTGAGGAAGAGAAGAAGATTCTTGTGGCAGAAATGAGCCACCATTGGAAATTTCTTTCAGCTCGTGCCAATGCCCTTAAAGAGCTGTCCTGTCTTATTTCTAGTGACACAATGGAAG GTTTGCCCTGTGGCCTAAGTGGAGAGTGTATAAAAGGTCTGCAGAGCATCATCCTCAGAAAGCACCATAAAGTCAAAGAAATGAAGGTGCTTGCTAGAGACTGTTATCTGCAAGTACTGTCTGGATCGGAGAACATCAACTTTTTGGAAAATTCTTCATCTGATGAGTATGAGAGTGACAATGAAATGTATGAAAGTGATGATGAACTGTAA